A segment of the Desulfitobacterium dehalogenans ATCC 51507 genome:
CCGAAATCGGAAATCAGGATTGTACTCTGGATATCGCCCTTACAGGGGCACGTTTAATTGAACAAAACCTACGCAATTTAACTATTGAACGCGAGCTAAAGTTCTATAAACAAGGTACTAAGCTGGCCCTTGACCTTTTAAAAGAAGGATTCCTTTCTGTCGACCGGCACGGAATGATTACCCAGATCAATTCCCTGGGTGCTTCCCTCATCGGCTTGAAAAAGGAGGATCTTTTAGGCAGGCATGTTGCCGATGTTTTAGGTGCACCGAAAGGCTGGCTCTTAAATCAGGATATTCTTGATTTAAGGCATAAAGACAGCAAAGGCCATGAAGTAGTGACGCATTTTCAACGAATTTCCGACAACTCGGGAAACTCCTTAGGGGCTGTGGGTGTAATACAAATTCATGAGCAGAAAATGGATGGTTTGGGCTGGGTGGGTAGAACAAGTCTTAAATCACAAGTAATTTTAGAAAAAGCACACAAAGCAGCTCAAACTAATTTCTCTGTCCTCCTTCAAGGACAGACGGGTACGGGAAAAGAGATTATAGCCCGCATGATTCATGAATTAAGTTTGCGCAGGAACGGACCTTTCATTGCTCTTAACTGCGCAGCCATTCCCAGTACTCTTCTGGAAAGCGAATTGTTTGGCTACGCAGACGGCGCTTTTACAGGCGCCCGTCGCGGCGGACAACCGGGAAAATTTGAACTTGCTCATGAAGGGACCATTTTCCTGGATGAGATTGGTGATATGCCACTTAATGCGCAAGTTGCTCTTTTGCGTCTGCTTCAGGAAAAATCACTTACCCGAATCGGAGGCAAAACCATTCAGAAAATTGATGTTCGCGTTATAACCGCTTCTCACAAAGATTTAAAGGCTCTGGTTGATGCCAATGCCTTTCGCCATGATTTATTCTATCGGCTTAAAGTGGTGTCTATCGATTTACCGCCTCTGGTCCAGCGGCTTGAAGATTTGCCCGAGCTGGTCACTCATTTTATACATAAAGCCTGTGCTGCCATTGGTCGGCCCATTATCGAAATCGATGACCAAATCCATCCCTATTTTTATTCCTATAGCTGGCCCGGAAATGTTCGCGAATTGGAAAATTGCATTGCCGGGATGGTTGCCATGTGTACTGACTCGATGCTCACAGTCGATGATTTACCCAAGGAAGTAAGAGAATCTTTGAGTGAGAAAGATGGTTCAGAACCTATATCTATGCTTGCTCACCAAACTCGTCAAATGATTCTTCAAGCCCTGATTGAAACTGACGGAAAAATTCTGCCTGCTTCCCGGCTCTTAGGGATTAGCCGTACTACCTTATACCGAAAAATGAAAGAGTTTAATATTAGCGTACCGAAAACTTAACCAGGAATGATAACCTTAAAAATATAAGGGGCTGCGTGAAAATTTAAGATTTTACGCAGCCCCTTCTTAAATCATTTTAAACTCCAAATCTACACTATTTATCACTGTTCTTTCTGCAAGTCTGTTACTTATCCTTAAAACTATATATAATATGAAAGTAGATCCTGTTTTTTTACTCAGTGCCAAAGGGCATACAAAAAACGCTTGTTCCCCAAGGAAGGTGGTAAACAGCTTGAAGGTTCAGACTACTCATGGTAAAAATAATATTTGGCTTACCTTAATTCTTATCATTTCTACTTTACTGATTGTCCTCTTTTTCTATCTCGACCGCAGAAATGAACTCTCTACCCTGATCCAATCCTGGGGACCCGGCGGTATTGTCCTTGCCATTCTGATTATGGGAGCACTTTGTATGACCCCCATACCTTCCGAGGGATTTTTTATTCTCTTGCTTAAGATCTTCGGTGTGTTCTGGGGAGCCCTTTATTCCTGGATAGGATATACCTTAAGTACCTTTATCCTCTACTATCTTGCTCATTATTACTTGAAAGATTTCTTCCAGAAGATATTTTCTCCACAACTTTTTGAAGCGGTAGATCATTGGATTGACAGTAAGGGGACCTTAGGGCTATTTATTGCCCGTCTTATTCCTTTTCCCGCCCACGCAGTGGGCTATATCGCTGGTGTTATGCCGTCGGTAAAACTATGGCCCTATGTCTGGACGGGTGCCGTAACCATTATCCCCTATTATTTAGGGACCGCCCTCATCTATTTGGGTTTGATCAATTCAACCTCCCTTTGGCTTTTAATCGGCGCCGCTGCACTTATCATCCTCTGGGGACTCAGCTATCTGTTTAGGCGACAAAGCAGCACATATTACGGAGAAAAATAAACCTCATCCATAAAAGTTTCTAGGAGTAAAAGCAAAAGGCCGTCATAACAGACGGTCTTTTACCATAGTCAGGGGGGCGTCAGACTGTGTCCGGCAACTATCTTCCCGGGAGTAAAGTTAACACCTTATTTTCAGTATCAATCCCATCAATTTTTGCCATATAGCCTTTTTTCTCCGCTTCAATTTCTCTTTCCCTGGCAAGCCTAACCACCTTTTCTTTTGCATCAAACACCCTGGCGCTGGCGGGGCAAATAGAGACACAGGCCGGGGATAAACCGGAACTTATGCGCTCTTTACACAGACTGCATTTACCAACAATGCCGTTATTCATGATTCTCATGGCTGCGTAAGAACAAACCGATGCACATACCTGACAGCCAATGCATAACAATTCATTATGAACTACGACACCGTCATCAGAGCGTTTAATTGCTCCCACCGGGCAAACCGCTGCGCATTGTGGCTCACTGCAATGACGGCAGGACACATGGGCATAATACCTTACATAGTGGTTATTTAGAAATTCGACCGGAATCATTTTCAGGTAGTTATTACCTGGAGCAAGACCATTCTCCTGCTTGCATGCTGCCAAACATGCTTTGCATCCAATACAAGTCGTGCTATCGATTAACATTGCCATGTCGCTCATTTTTCACATCCCCCTTCGGGATAAGCCCTGCATAATATGTTTTTATGAGGGAAATTCCCTCCGGGCTGATCTAGTACGCTGGGCAATAGTGTATTGATCGGGTCTAAGTTATATCTTTTGCCAAAGTAGGGTTGAGTAAAGAAATGATTTTGAGGCACGGAGTAAGTTAACTTAACAGGTAAGGAAATTGCCCCTGTCGGTGTTTCAATTCGGATAGTCTCGTCATCCTTAATGCCAATCTTAACTGCCGTCTGGGGATGAATCTCAACATAGGGCTTTTCGAATTCTCGTGCCAATTTGCTGTATTGACATTGTGTATGATAATGGGCTGCCACCTTAACAGAGCTAACAAAATAAGGATAATCTTCACGGCTCACCGATTCATTGCCCGGGGATTCAAGAGGATCTCTGTATTTGAGCACAATCCCTTTTTCTCTTAATAATTCAACCTTCTTAGAAGAGGTATTGAATCCCTTGCTATACAGTCTGTGATTTTCTTCTCCCCCTTCAGGGTAAGGATAATGAACACCACCGGGCTTTTCGGTCATTTTTTCAACTGTAATGGCACTAATACTCCCAATAAGCTTCCGTTCTACATCCCAGGCTTCTTCGGGTGTATCGGGGAAATACTCTGAAGGAAGTCCCATTTTTTCCGCAATTAATTTAAATACTTCGGCAGCCGGTTTTGCTTCGCCATAAGGCTCGACTGCTTTATCTCGCCATTGCATGACTCTGTGAATTCCCGGTTGCATACCTGCTTCTTCCAGCCAATGAGTTGCCGGTAAGACAATATGGGCTAAACTGGCAGAGTCATCAAGGGTTAAGGTGTGAGATACAACCAATTCAAGATTACCTATGGCTTTTTTCATGCGGCTACTCTCAGGCCAGTTAGCACAAGGGTTACCCGCAATATACATCATTTTTATTTGGCCGCTCTCCATACCCTCAATGACCTTGTCAGCCGGAAGCTTGAAGCTTGGCTTTACGACATGTTCAGGCTTAATCAAATTAGCCGGCTGCCCATACCCGTTGAGATGGGAAACTACTCCCGAACCCGGCTTGCCAACATTGCCGAGAATGGCCATTAAGGATTCAAAGGCCATTAAGGCGTGCTCGGCATTATTTACACAAACAATTCCCCGTCCCGGCCACATGATGGCAGGTTTTTGTGTTCCCAGCTCATGAGCTAAGTCTTCAATGACCTTTTGTGGTATCCCTGTTATCTTTGCTGCCTTCTCCGCTGTGAAATCCTTAACAGCTTCAGCCAGTTCCTCAAAGCCATTCACATTAATATGAACAAATTCTTCGTCATAGTGCTTATTCTTGATGACCAGGTGCAAAAGGGCCATGCCTAAAGCACCATCAGTTCCCGGGTTAATTTGAATAAATTGATCACTTAGTTGAGCTGTTTCAGTATAACGGGTATCGATGGTAATTATTTTGGCGCCATGTTTTTGACCTTCCTGCAGCCAATGAAATTGGCCAGCTTTCGTTTGCGCACAGTTATTGCCAATGTTTAAGACAATCTTTGCGTAAATGACATCATGAAGAGGAGCCGTAGCCGCTGCCTTGCCGAACATTTCTTTTCTGACTTTTTCCTCTGAGCTGAAACAAATGGGTCCGGTGCCATAGTTGGCAAAACCGGCTATTTCGCTAAAGATCTTTAAGGCAAACTTGCTAAAGGATCCTCCAATTTTAGAGGTCATGCCGATAATAGAACCTGTGCCGAAGTTGTCTGAGAGCTCCTTATACTTCTTAGCTATGGTATCGATAGCTTCCTCCCAGCTAATCCGAACAAATTCACCATTAACCTTCTTCATAGGGTATTGAACTCGTTCCGGACCATGCAAGTTTTCAATAATTTCTATGGGTTTAGGGCATATTTTGCCTTTATTATAGGGATTATCCGGATCACCATAAATAGCTTCCACATTTCCATGAGAGCCTATCTGAACTTTAAGACCACACCCACCGTTACAAAGGCAACAAATTGAGGTTTTGACCTTGTCACTGTTAGGCATAGGGGTTCTATTTCTATGAAGCCCCTGGACTCTAACATATGCCATAGAAATTTCCCCCTTTTGCTTCTGCTAAACTATACCCCTGAAACCGAACAGGATGATTGAGCCAATAGTTTAAGGTATCCAAGCTTACTTTGGTTTTTTGCTTGATCATTGAGGTTAGAATGCCGGCACCATCAATATCGCCCACCATGATCATGCCAACCAAAATGTCATCTTTAACAATAAACTTCCGATAACGTTTGGTTACTTTATCATAAGTGCTCAACTCTTTTCCTTCTCCGGTGGGCAGATAGGGAATTCCCGCCGAAACGACGCCAACGCCGCAAAACACTGCCGAATTAGAGCCAACGGCTCCTTCGTAAACTCTCTCGACTCCAGCCATATTACTTCCGGCAACGGTTCCTTGTGCTGTCGCCACAGGCCAGATGGAAATAACTCGTTTTTCATCCCAAACAGCATGATAAGCTTCGGCAACATCTCCCGCTGCATAGATATCGGGAACTGTCGTTTGCATATGCTTATCTACTATAATCCCGTTATTAACCTTTACACCGGTGTTTTTTACCAGATCAACATTGGGGCTAACTCCGGCAGCCATTAAAACCAATTGACAAGGAATTTCCCTTCCGGAGCTTAGACTAACTCCTTCTACTTTGTTTTCGCCCAAAATCTTGCTTAATTTCGTGTTGTAGATGATTTCATACCCATCCTTCTCTAATAACTCGGTTATAATTTGCCCTGTATGAGGATCAACCGATCTGGACATGATCCGGGAATTAACGATGATTGAAACCTTAATGCCGAGTTCATGAAGTCCATGGGCCCCCTTAAGTCCTACTAATCCAGCCCCCATGACCACCGCTTCCTTGACATGTGGAGCAAAATCCATGATCTTACGTGCATCTGCCAGAGTACGAAGCTCGAATACTCCTTCCAAATCAAGTCCTTCTACCGGTAAGGAGTAGGGAGAAGCACCTGTGGCAATTAAGAGCTTATCATAGCTGATAACTTCCCCTGATTGTAATGTGACGCTTTTCTCTGCATCATTCAGTTGTTCAACCTTTTGCGGAATGAAGTCGATGCCTGTTTCGGCATAGAAATTGGCATCCCGAATATAAATGCGCTCTTTATCGATTTCTTTCCCGATATAATAGGAGGTTAAGCAGCGTGAATAAGGTCGATTGTCTTCTTCGGAGATCATCGTTATTTTCCCCCATGGATCGAGTCCGCGGATCGTCTCGGCTGCGAAAATTCCCGCTGCGCTGTTGCCAATAATCACATAATGCATATTAGATCACCTTCAATTTCTTCTTCATACTCCGCAGAAGTACCAAAGAGGAGCGCCTTCCTCGAACAAGCTAAAACACAAGGTGGTTGTTCTTCATCCAGGCATAATTGACACTTTCCGGCTTTACCAGTTGTTTCTTGAGGAGCGATTGCGGCAAAAGGGCAAACCATAACACACATATAGCACCCCACACATTGCTCTGCATCATGTATGACATTTCCTTCATCGGAATACCTCAGGGCACCCGCCATACAAGCTTCCACACAGGAAGCATGAACACAGTTTTGACAAATAGATACTGAATAACGACCATCTAATCCTGATAGTCTAATATGTGGTTTTGCTAAAGGTATCTCAACTTTAGAGTTAAATAAGCTCTGGGTTTTGGAGTGCTTTTCACGGCAAACTTGCTCACAAGCTAAGCATCCGTCACATCGTTGGGGTTGAAAATAGATTTTGCGCATGAGCGTCTCCTTCCTAATTAGTGTTCTGCGAAACGGCTTGTCTTGGTGAATCAAATTGATCATTAAATATAAATGCGCTATTGCTAAACATTTCTTTAACTTTGCTTATATCGTAATCCAGAAAATATTTTGCTCTTTTTAAAGCCTCATTGGATGATGCGAATAAATCTTCTTGAGAAATAAAAATGTTTTCCTCACCTATTTCCTGGGCAAGCTTCGATTCTGTCAGCAATTTATCCACACTTGAACTCACACCGGATATGATGACTTTCCCGCCTGTTTCTTTTATCTTTTGGACAAACAGTTTCATGGTATCCAGGGAGGTTACATCGATGCTATTCACTCTTTTCATGCGAATGATAACAATACTGGCTTTGCCAACAAGTAAATCCAGCTTCTTTTCCAGCTCATCCGCACAACCAAAGTAAAGATTGCCTTGAATATGCACAATAAGTGTATCTACTTTTGCTTCAACAGATTGTATCTCTTTTTCGATGAAGGTATTCTCTTTTCCCTGAGCAGGGGTAAGGATCTTGATATGAACTTTGCTCCCTTCCCTAAGATAGATCATAATTGAGACAGCAATCCCTAAATAAACCGCTGTATCCAAGTGAGGTAATACTACTGCCGCAACGGCTGTCGTACCCATGACTAAGGCATCTGCTTTATTTAATTTAAATATTCTTTTGATTTCGGCCCTATTGACCATATTATAGGCAATGTTTAAAATCACGCCGGCTAAACTCGCCATGGGAATATACTTGGCATAAGATCCTAGAAAAAGAAGCACGATGGCCACAAAAACTCCCGAAAGAATGCCGGCTATACGTGTGGCGGCGCCGCTTTGGAAGTTGATAGCAGAGCGGCTGAACGATCCGGTCCCCGGAAAACATTGAAAGAAGGGAGCGACCACATTGGTGATTCCTTGTCCCATGATCTCCTGATTGGCATCAATTTTTTGTCTGGATTGGGAGGCAATTGCCTTGGAGATTGAAATAGCCTCTACCAAAGCAATAATGGCAATTGCGATAGCGCCGCTCATTAATTCACCGGCAAGTCCAAAGTCAAAGCTTATCATTTTAAAAGGAGGCAACTGAGATGGAATAGTTCCGGTGAGCTTTACCCCAAATTGCTCCATAGAAAATACTACTACCAAAACGGACGAGAGGCAGACTCCCAGTAAGGCACCAGGCAGGTTTTTGTTAATCCTTTTACAAATCACGATTACAAGAATAGAGAGTAAGCCTAACCCCAGTGCGTAATAATTAACCTTTTCTAAATGAGTCACTAAATAAAGCAATTTATTGAGGGTAGACATTTCCGATGAGTTAGGGATTGAAATACCAAGAAATGAGTTCAATTGGCCTAATCCGATCAGTACGGCTGCACCGGCGGTAAAACCAACAATCACCGAATGGGAGACAAAATTAATTAACTTACCAAGTTTTAATATTCCAAAAAGCAATTGCAACGCACCAACCAAAAAGGTCAAGAGAAAGAGTATCTCATAAGCGTTTTCCAATGCCATATGATTTTTCATACTACTCGCTACCAGGAGGGCAATAGCATTGGTTGGCCCTCCAATTAAGTGGTTGGAGCTGGAAAAAAGCGAGCATAAAATTGTTGACACAATTGCCGTATAAAGACCATAGACCGGGTTGACTCCTGCTATGAGTGCATAAGCCATAGATTGGGGAACAGCAATCACTGCTACGGTCAATGCGGCAGTTATATCTTTTTTGATATACTCTTTCTTATACGTTCTAAGAGTATCAATCAATGGGAAGTGTTTCTCAAATACTGCTGTATTCATACCCTTTACCTTTCTTTCGTTAAAAAAGTAATCTGATTGAGGATTTCGATTGGATAGAAGCGGGACATAGCTTTATAACTGATTCTGTGCATAGTCCCGCCTTGATTTTGTTTTTACTCAGCTCCCATAGCCACCTGAGCAAATATCTCATCATCTCTTTCTCTGTATCCCCTGCCAAGTTCTTTGTTAATCTGCTGAACTTCATGCTTAAAGCTGATTTCCTGCAGAGCGATCGCTGGAAGTTCCCTGGTCTCTGCTTCAGATTGAATGATCCTGCCCACAGGAACTGAACTATCATCAGGCAGCTCTACATTTAGGACCATTGCACCATGAGATACAAATGAATTTTTACCGAGTTTAGCATTGTGAACTATCGCTCTAAAACCCACAAATGTTTCCCTGCCAATAAGGGCCGGTCCGTGTACCAAGGCACAATGAGCTATGCTGCAGCCCTGACCAATCTCAATAGATCCACCCTTCAGGCAGTGCATAATCACCCCGTCTTGAATATTGGCTCCTGCACCAATGATAATAGTTAATCCCTCATCCGCCCGAAGCACTACATTGGGGCAAATCATTACATTCTCACAGACTCTGACATCACCGATCAATACAGCCGTCGGATGAACATAGGCTGTATGATGAACTTTAGGGTGCTTTGAAGTCCTATTCCACGATGTCTTTGGAGAATTCTCTAATATCATTACTACAGGCCCTCCTCGAATATCCACTGATGCTCTGTGATTCACTTACACCCCAATACGCTAAAATTACCACTATCACAAATAATTAGACTAAATATCTTTAGATATGAATACCAAATACCGGCAAGAAATATTTCAAACCAATATAGAATAAAAGAACACCTAAGAGCATTTTCATATAACGGGCATTGATATACTTTGATACTCTGGCCGCTACAACTGTTCCGATCGCAACACCAACTAATTCAAAGGCCAAAAAGGTAAGGTCTAAGGAACTTCCCATAGAAAGGTAGTTTAGAATACTGGTTGATGAAGATACCAATATGGATAAGGCTGAGGTTCCGGCTACAATATACATTGGGAATCCAAGTATGCTGGTCATGAAAGGAACAAGTAAGAATCCGCCGCCTACTCCCAAAGAAGCAGACAGAATGGCAACTAATAGCCCCGCAATAAATACAACAATGGCATTATACGTGAATTCTTCGCCTGAAAAAGTAAAGCTGTTCTTGATACCGGTTTTTTGGAACCTAACACCGATTTCCTTGATCTCGTTTAATTTTCCTTGTTCACCGAGTTCCTTAACCTTTTTAGCAAAGTTGTCATTGGCTTGCTTTACTTTCTTTTGGCTATTTATAAATCTATTTGTACATTCATAAGCAATTCGAAATGAAATACCCAAAGTTACCAGTCCAAAAAAAGGCTGAAAGACATTCATATCTTTTAATAAAGAGTGAGAGAGAGAAGATCCTATCATCGCACCAATGATTCCACCCAAACCCAAAACGATTGCGGTCGGAATAACAACTCTGCGTTCTCTAAAATAGAGAGGGGTACCTACTATAGGGGTGACAAGGGTCAAAATTTGATTCATAGGCTTTACCATATTGGCATTTTTAAGTCCGAAAATACTCATATGCCCTACACCTGCCAGGATACCTCCTGCTGCTCCAACGGATGTAAATACATATCCGATAAAAACCCCCCAAAGGACTAAAAAAATGGGATTTGCATCAACGCCGGCTAATGGAAAATGCATACTATTCTCCTCCTACTTTTTTATTTTTCAGTTATTAACCTGAAAATTATCCCGTGCTACTTTAGCGAGTATGGTCATAATCAGTCTGGCAAGCGGTTTTTAATACTAAATGAAATAAAAAGTACATACTTAGATAAGCGAATACCGTACTTACTTGCCAGTTAAAAAGAGGAATAGTGATCGTTTCGAATTTTAAACTAATCAAACATGCCAGGACGAGATGGGGAGAAAACTTATAAAGCGAGTCGACTCCCAGAGCTGTCAGGTACTCAAAAAATACTTCTCTCATTTCTGCCTGGATTGACTTAAAAGCTGCTGCATCTTTAATATCCACCGCGACTTTTAAAAGTTCATCCAATTCCTGATACCTTTTCTTGTGCTGCTGAATTTTTTGGGAGTGAGGATCTTTGAGGAAATTCAGAAGTTTAGAAATATGCATCAATGTCAAGACCCTTTCTTAAAGTTGAATTGATTACAGCCCGGTCCTTGTTCCTGTTCCCCCTTTCACTTTTATTAGGCTATAAAAGAAATTTATCATAACTATAAAAAAATGCATGCTAAGAAAATGACAACATTTATGTCATTTATTTAACACTTTTTATGTCAGGAAAATGACATAACGATCTTGCCAAATAAAAAAGATGCCTCCTGATTTAGTCCTTACACTGACTAACCGGAGACATCCTTCTCTAATATTTAAGTTAAACTATCCAATTATTTAGTTTTTCAAAGTCCACTATATATAATTCCTTATCCTCAATAGCTATACTATTCTCATCCTTAAAGACATTCAGCAGCGAAGTAACATTCTGTCTGGAGGTACCTATCATGTAGGCAATCTCCTCATGAGTTAACCGAAAGTTTATTTTCGTACCTTTAGGAGTATCGACCCCCATTCGTTTAGCCATTTTTACTAAAAACATCGCTAGTCTCCCAGGTACTTGAAAACAAGCCATTTCTTCGATTATTTGTTCTGCCTCTCGCATTCTGATCGCAAGAGTTATTGAAGCTTTAATCGCAATTGACGGATATTTCACAAGTAAGTCCATAAATTGGCGATGCCGTACTACTACTAATGTAACCTTGTTAATGGCACTTGCAAAACAAGTCCGATCCCCTCTATATAGCGTCTCCGCAAGCCCCATTAGTTGTCCCGATGATCTTATACTTCCAACAGTAACCTTTTTACCATATGGGGATACCCGGAATATCCTTACATAGCCTTCCTTGATATAGTAGACACGATCAGCCGTATCACTTTCAGAAAAAATTACTTGTCCTCGGTGATAATGCACGATAGTTCCAAATTGCAAAATAAAACTTTCTTCTTCTTTACTTAACAATGTTTTAGCAAAGTTAGCATTTTCTATCATAGGCTTTACCTCATGCTTTACAAACTTGGCATTAAAACTCATTGTATCATCCATCACGATTCTATCACGATTCACTGATAACTACTATATTTGCCAACATTCATTTTTTAAATGATGGAGATAGTGTTTGTTTATATTGATTCTAAATGATCACCATTCAGGCAGGAAGGCCTGTCGCCAAACGTTCG
Coding sequences within it:
- a CDS encoding sigma-54-dependent Fis family transcriptional regulator, which codes for MPQENWLRFVNGEPVVQDITPLIYRSWERSLGHNINPTVISHNKFLNDSDLRELRESREDLIRAASSVLPFLFQLLNSCSNFSILLGDKDAFILESLGEGPFLSKAQRIFLSPGGNWGEDVKGTNAIGTALVEDMPVTIHGVEHYVQENHFLTCSAVPIHELNGEVIGVIDISSEIGNQDCTLDIALTGARLIEQNLRNLTIERELKFYKQGTKLALDLLKEGFLSVDRHGMITQINSLGASLIGLKKEDLLGRHVADVLGAPKGWLLNQDILDLRHKDSKGHEVVTHFQRISDNSGNSLGAVGVIQIHEQKMDGLGWVGRTSLKSQVILEKAHKAAQTNFSVLLQGQTGTGKEIIARMIHELSLRRNGPFIALNCAAIPSTLLESELFGYADGAFTGARRGGQPGKFELAHEGTIFLDEIGDMPLNAQVALLRLLQEKSLTRIGGKTIQKIDVRVITASHKDLKALVDANAFRHDLFYRLKVVSIDLPPLVQRLEDLPELVTHFIHKACAAIGRPIIEIDDQIHPYFYSYSWPGNVRELENCIAGMVAMCTDSMLTVDDLPKEVRESLSEKDGSEPISMLAHQTRQMILQALIETDGKILPASRLLGISRTTLYRKMKEFNISVPKT
- a CDS encoding TVP38/TMEM64 family protein, coding for MKVQTTHGKNNIWLTLILIISTLLIVLFFYLDRRNELSTLIQSWGPGGIVLAILIMGALCMTPIPSEGFFILLLKIFGVFWGALYSWIGYTLSTFILYYLAHYYLKDFFQKIFSPQLFEAVDHWIDSKGTLGLFIARLIPFPAHAVGYIAGVMPSVKLWPYVWTGAVTIIPYYLGTALIYLGLINSTSLWLLIGAAALIILWGLSYLFRRQSSTYYGEK
- a CDS encoding 4Fe-4S dicluster domain-containing protein: MSDMAMLIDSTTCIGCKACLAACKQENGLAPGNNYLKMIPVEFLNNHYVRYYAHVSCRHCSEPQCAAVCPVGAIKRSDDGVVVHNELLCIGCQVCASVCSYAAMRIMNNGIVGKCSLCKERISSGLSPACVSICPASARVFDAKEKVVRLAREREIEAEKKGYMAKIDGIDTENKVLTLLPGR
- a CDS encoding molybdopterin-containing oxidoreductase family protein, with protein sequence MAYVRVQGLHRNRTPMPNSDKVKTSICCLCNGGCGLKVQIGSHGNVEAIYGDPDNPYNKGKICPKPIEIIENLHGPERVQYPMKKVNGEFVRISWEEAIDTIAKKYKELSDNFGTGSIIGMTSKIGGSFSKFALKIFSEIAGFANYGTGPICFSSEEKVRKEMFGKAAATAPLHDVIYAKIVLNIGNNCAQTKAGQFHWLQEGQKHGAKIITIDTRYTETAQLSDQFIQINPGTDGALGMALLHLVIKNKHYDEEFVHINVNGFEELAEAVKDFTAEKAAKITGIPQKVIEDLAHELGTQKPAIMWPGRGIVCVNNAEHALMAFESLMAILGNVGKPGSGVVSHLNGYGQPANLIKPEHVVKPSFKLPADKVIEGMESGQIKMMYIAGNPCANWPESSRMKKAIGNLELVVSHTLTLDDSASLAHIVLPATHWLEEAGMQPGIHRVMQWRDKAVEPYGEAKPAAEVFKLIAEKMGLPSEYFPDTPEEAWDVERKLIGSISAITVEKMTEKPGGVHYPYPEGGEENHRLYSKGFNTSSKKVELLREKGIVLKYRDPLESPGNESVSREDYPYFVSSVKVAAHYHTQCQYSKLAREFEKPYVEIHPQTAVKIGIKDDETIRIETPTGAISLPVKLTYSVPQNHFFTQPYFGKRYNLDPINTLLPSVLDQPGGNFPHKNILCRAYPEGGCEK
- a CDS encoding NAD(P)/FAD-dependent oxidoreductase encodes the protein MHYVIIGNSAAGIFAAETIRGLDPWGKITMISEEDNRPYSRCLTSYYIGKEIDKERIYIRDANFYAETGIDFIPQKVEQLNDAEKSVTLQSGEVISYDKLLIATGASPYSLPVEGLDLEGVFELRTLADARKIMDFAPHVKEAVVMGAGLVGLKGAHGLHELGIKVSIIVNSRIMSRSVDPHTGQIITELLEKDGYEIIYNTKLSKILGENKVEGVSLSSGREIPCQLVLMAAGVSPNVDLVKNTGVKVNNGIIVDKHMQTTVPDIYAAGDVAEAYHAVWDEKRVISIWPVATAQGTVAGSNMAGVERVYEGAVGSNSAVFCGVGVVSAGIPYLPTGEGKELSTYDKVTKRYRKFIVKDDILVGMIMVGDIDGAGILTSMIKQKTKVSLDTLNYWLNHPVRFQGYSLAEAKGGNFYGIC
- a CDS encoding 4Fe-4S dicluster domain-containing protein — encoded protein: MRKIYFQPQRCDGCLACEQVCREKHSKTQSLFNSKVEIPLAKPHIRLSGLDGRYSVSICQNCVHASCVEACMAGALRYSDEGNVIHDAEQCVGCYMCVMVCPFAAIAPQETTGKAGKCQLCLDEEQPPCVLACSRKALLFGTSAEYEEEIEGDLICIM
- a CDS encoding SulP family inorganic anion transporter; translated protein: MNTAVFEKHFPLIDTLRTYKKEYIKKDITAALTVAVIAVPQSMAYALIAGVNPVYGLYTAIVSTILCSLFSSSNHLIGGPTNAIALLVASSMKNHMALENAYEILFLLTFLVGALQLLFGILKLGKLINFVSHSVIVGFTAGAAVLIGLGQLNSFLGISIPNSSEMSTLNKLLYLVTHLEKVNYYALGLGLLSILVIVICKRINKNLPGALLGVCLSSVLVVVFSMEQFGVKLTGTIPSQLPPFKMISFDFGLAGELMSGAIAIAIIALVEAISISKAIASQSRQKIDANQEIMGQGITNVVAPFFQCFPGTGSFSRSAINFQSGAATRIAGILSGVFVAIVLLFLGSYAKYIPMASLAGVILNIAYNMVNRAEIKRIFKLNKADALVMGTTAVAAVVLPHLDTAVYLGIAVSIMIYLREGSKVHIKILTPAQGKENTFIEKEIQSVEAKVDTLIVHIQGNLYFGCADELEKKLDLLVGKASIVIIRMKRVNSIDVTSLDTMKLFVQKIKETGGKVIISGVSSSVDKLLTESKLAQEIGEENIFISQEDLFASSNEALKRAKYFLDYDISKVKEMFSNSAFIFNDQFDSPRQAVSQNTN
- a CDS encoding transferase is translated as MILENSPKTSWNRTSKHPKVHHTAYVHPTAVLIGDVRVCENVMICPNVVLRADEGLTIIIGAGANIQDGVIMHCLKGGSIEIGQGCSIAHCALVHGPALIGRETFVGFRAIVHNAKLGKNSFVSHGAMVLNVELPDDSSVPVGRIIQSEAETRELPAIALQEISFKHEVQQINKELGRGYRERDDEIFAQVAMGAE
- a CDS encoding sulfite exporter TauE/SafE family protein, whose product is MHFPLAGVDANPIFLVLWGVFIGYVFTSVGAAGGILAGVGHMSIFGLKNANMVKPMNQILTLVTPIVGTPLYFRERRVVIPTAIVLGLGGIIGAMIGSSLSHSLLKDMNVFQPFFGLVTLGISFRIAYECTNRFINSQKKVKQANDNFAKKVKELGEQGKLNEIKEIGVRFQKTGIKNSFTFSGEEFTYNAIVVFIAGLLVAILSASLGVGGGFLLVPFMTSILGFPMYIVAGTSALSILVSSSTSILNYLSMGSSLDLTFLAFELVGVAIGTVVAARVSKYINARYMKMLLGVLLFYIGLKYFLPVFGIHI